TAGTAAGTTGACCTTCCTTAATCCACTAATAAACATCGCTAAATCTTCATCTGAAAATTCTTTTTCAAGCGAATTACGGTCTCCCCTATATTTCCATCTGAGTTTTTTATCTTGGAAATGAATCATCACTTCATAGTGCCCATTAAAGAATCCCCCAACGGAGGCTCGTAGACCGATAATCTCATTGTAAGCTGCATGAATTGCTTCGTCTGCTGTCCAATTTTCACCGCATTTATTACAATGATATTGTGGCCGATATTCAGAATTCATATCGCCACCTAACTTAGTTTTACATTTTTCTTGCTTCTTAAATACCTCTGCTGTCGGATAATCATATCTTATTTTTTGAACATCGAGTGTTCCGCAAGTAAAGCATTTTTTATAACGAATTGCCATTGTCTCATCCACTCATTTCTAATTTATAATTCTCTATTATAAACGATGAATCTTTCATTACTTTCTAAAACCTACTCTGTAAACTCACCTACTGATAACTAATTCTATCAAATAAATCCTATTTCCGTTTCTTTTCTACAAAAATAAGGTTTCCCAGTTGGACATTATTTCATGCCGCTGGAAAACCTTATTCTATCAATGTTTTTTAATTATTACTCTTCAATCTTTGACAGCAATACCACAGTCTCTACATGTAGTGTTTGTGGGAACAAGTCAACTGGTTGAGCAGACTTCGTAATATAGCCATGTTCAGCAAAGATTCCTAAGTCTCGTGCTAATGTAGCTGGATTACAGCTGACATAGACAATTCGGTCTGCGTCTACTCCAATTGCTGCTTCAATAAACGCAGGATCTAATCCTTTACGTGGAGGATCAACTACTAACACATCCGCTTTAACACCTGCTTTTACCCATTTCGGCATAACTTCTTCTGCTGCACCTAATTCGAAAGTTACATTGCTGATGTTGTTTGCTTTTGCATTTTTTTCGGCCATTAAAACGGCATCTGGAACAACTTCCATTGCATATACATGTTTTGCTTTGTCGGCTAGTGCCAAAGAAATGGTACCAATTCCACAATAAGCATCGATTACTGTTTCTTCACCTGTTAATTGAGCAGCGTCGATTGCTAATTGATATAATTTTTCGGTTTGTACTGGATTTACTTGATAGAAGGACTTAGAGCTGATTGCAAAGGTATGTCCAAGTAACTCATCATGATAGAAATCTTCTCCGTAAAGTACTTTTGTGTCTTCACCTAAAATAACATTTGTACGTTTTTGGTTAATGTTTTGAACAATACTAACTACTTCAGGAAGTTGTTCTACAATTTTTTTCACGATCTCTTTTACGAATGGAATTTTCAACGAACGGGTAACTAGTACAATCATCATTTCACTAGTGTACGTCCCTCTTCTTACCATAATATGACGAATGGTTCCTTTATTACTTGCTTCATCATACGCTTGAACACCATGTTCTTGAAGGATATCTCTTACTTTGATAATCGCTTCGTCAATTTTAGCATCTTGAATATGGAAGTCTTCCATTTCAATTAGTGTATGTGTGTTTTTACGGAAAAATCCGGTAATTAACTTACCATCTTTTTGACGTACAGGAATTTGGGCTTTATTACGATATCTCCAAGGATTATCCATACCAATCGTAGGAAATACTTCTACATCTGGTAATTTACCAATGCGAGTAAGATCTTGTTTGACAATGTTTTGTTTGAAACGCAATTGTCCTTCATAACTTAAATGTTGAAGGGGCATAGTTCCGGCTCTCATTCCTAGGTGGTCTACTTCTTTTACACGATCTGGAGAAGTAATTAGTAATTTTTCTAAGCGGGCATATCCAAATGATTTACCTACTTTCATAATTTTGATAACTGCTTTTTCACCTGGTAATCCGCCGGCAACAAATAGAGGAAATCCTTCTATTTTAGCTACTGCCATTCCTTCTGATGTTAAGTCTACAAATTCTGCTTCATACGTTTCATTTTTTTCTACTGGTGCTTTTCTTTTATCTTTGCTCATATCGTTCTCCTTTTATGGGTGGTGTAATTTTTTATTTTTTGATTTTTTTGTCATGTCAATTGAGTGAGTAGTTGGACCAACACTATACCATTTTTAAAGCTTAATTCGGTAATAAAAAGTATTTTTTTTAGATAAGATAGTCATTTAATTAATTCCATCGTAAGGAAGGCTGTTATCATCTAATTCTTCTGGTCGAAGAGTCTCCATTTCTTTAATGAAAGCCACTTTATTCTTTTTAGAATCAATTGGATCGGCATATTCCGAAGTATTTCCCATTATGTAAATATGCTGTTGTAGGTTCACAAAAGTAACGGGATCGTCTCCCCCATATTCTCCATCCAAATTAATCATGAGACGTTGTCCATCCCGAGATTCTGCTTTTACATAAGAGGTTTGTTTGTATAGCACATTTGGATTATTAATATGATTTCCATTATTCAAAACAGAAGCCAAAACTTGTAGTATTTCAAAAATACTTGCTGTTTTAACTACAAACAGTGTAAATTTTCCATCTCCCAATAACATATCTGGATCAATCGTTTCAAATCCCCCAGCAGAATTGGTTAAAGCGACAATGAACATAGAGGCAATTCCATCAAATACACCATCATCATATTCAATCCGCATGTGAATCGGCTTAATACTGGGAAGCTTTTCAGCACCTTTTACTAAATAAGCAAGGTATCCAAAGATTGTCTTCAATTTGATCGGAACTTCATAACTTACATCTGATAAGTAGCCACCTGCCGCAATATTCATAAAATATACATCATTTGCTTTCCCAATATCCATCGGGATGGCATGTCCAGCTGCAATAATCTCTGCGGCCTCTAACAAATCAGAACGAGGGATTTTAAGAGCACGAGCGTAATCGTTTGTTGTCCCAGCAGGAATAATACCAACTTTAGGGCGATTTTCTAAGACAGCAATGCCATTGATCACTTCATTTACGGTACCGTCGCCCCCAGCAGCAACAATCAAATCAAAGTGATTTAGAGCCGCTCGTCTTGCCTCATCACGTGCTGAGTATGGCTTTGGAGTTGTCTCAAACGCACTTGTTTCATAGCCTGCTTTTTCTAAAATTTGAAGAATTTCCACCATGTTTCTTTTTAACTGCTCTCTTCCTGCTGTTGGATTATAGATTACTCGAGCTCTCATCTGATGATCCTCACCTTTCTTTACTACGTTTATTTATCGTTCTAAAAGGTTCATATAAAGAAGAAATACAAGCCTCTCCACTTCTTCTGTTATTAAAATCATACCATAAATAAAGTGTTTTTTTCCTAGAAGTATGTCAAGAATTTTATTATATAAAAATTGCTCGCTCTATATATTCAAGATGACATTTCTTATATTGGGTTTTTTTAATGATAAATCGTCCTGTCACGTGCTTTCATTTTTATATCCTTCCTTCCACAGAATTGTTCACTAGCTTTTTCTTTGTGTGTGGTTTAGTATATATAGTGAATAAAAAGAGCGTTTAGCACTACATATAGTGTTTCTCTTTACGATTTTAAGATAGGAGTGATAGAAGTGGCAACTGAAATTCCAACCACTTTGAAGCAAGGTTATGAAAAACTAAATAAAGATATTGAACATTTTGATCATGTCTTTCCAATTACTGAAGATATGAAAATTACTTATGATGGAGTAGCAAGACTAGTCATGCTCGATCGTTATTCCTTTAAAGATACAAAAAAAGAAACACTTTCCGAAGGTGACTTCGTTATTTTAACTGTTAAAGAGGACCCAAAATATCCTGCTAGAGGAACAGGTACCATTCTTTCTCTTGATTGGGATAAAGGTACGGCTCGCATTGAAGTTTCAGATGCGTACAAGCAAACTCTTGATACATTTGGAATGGAAGAAGAAGGAATTGTAAACCGTCCTATTATTACACTGGATAAACCTTTAGAATTATACTACGAGCAAATTGCGATGCGAAATGCACATGGTCTTGCCGAAGTTGAAATTTCTCCAGAATTACGTCAAGAGGCTTTCTTAGAATTTTATGAAGAACAAAAAGCTAAAAACTTTATTCCTGCTGGACGTGTCCTTTATGGAGCAGGGTCTGGTACGGATGTTACCTATTTCAACTGTTACGTAATGCCTTTTATTCCTGACTCACGAGGTGGTATTTCTGAACACCGTAAACAAGTCATGGAAATTATGAGTCGTGGTGGTGGTGTAGGTACAAACGGTTCTACTTTACGTCCTCGTCATGCACTAGCACGTGGAGTAAACGGCCGTTCCTCTGGATCTGTTTCTTGGTTAGATGATATTGCAAAACTAACCCACTTAGTAGAACAAGGTGGTTCACGTCGTGGAGCCCAAATGATCATGTTGACCGATTGGCATCCAGATATCGTTGAATTTATTATTTCTAAAATGCAAAACCCACGTATTTTGCGTTATATCATGGAAAACTTTGAAGATGAACAAATTCAAATGATGGCTCATGATAAATTAAAATTCACACCTTTTTCACCTAAAGAAATTAATATGTATACAGGAATTGCAAACTACAAAAACATTTCTGGAAATGGTGGTTTTGATCCTTCTGTCATTCGTGACGCTGAAATGAAATTACGTGATGGTGGGACCTATTCTGTAACAGATCCAGAATTCCTTACCGGCGCAAATATCTCAGTATGTATTACCGATGACTTTATGCAGGCTGTTAAAAATGATGAAGACTATGAGCTTCGCTTCCCTGACGTAGAAAATTATTCTCCTGAAGAGATGAAACACTACGACACAGAATGGGAAAATTGTGGAGATGTTCGTGAATGGGAAGCGCAAGGAAATGCGGTTCGTACCTATCGTACAATCAAAGCGAGCGATTTATGGAAACTAATTAATGTATGTGCTACTTATGCAGCAGAACCTGGTATTTTCTTTATCGATAACGCGAATGAAATGACGAATGCAAAAGCATACGGACAAAAAGTTGTAGCAACAAACCCTTGTGGTGAACAACCTCTTGCTCCTTATTCTGTTTGTAACTTAGCAGCTGTTAATTTAGCTGAAATGGTTAATAAAGATATGCAAATGGTAGACTTTGAAAAATTAGAGCGTACGGTTCGTATGGGTGTTCATATGCAAGACAATGTCATTGACTCTACTCCTTATTTCTTGGAAGATAACCGAAAACAAGCATTGGGTGAGCGTCGAGTTGGTTTGGGAATCATGGGATTAGCGGACATGTTGATTTATTGTGGCGTTCGTTATGGTTCTGAAGAAGGAAACCAATTAATTGATCAAGTCTTTAAGACAATCGCGGTTACGGCTTATGAACAAAGTATTGAGCTAGCTAAAACAAGAGGTAGTTTCCCATTCTTAGTAGGTGAAACTGGAAAAGAAACACAACAATTACGTGAAAAATTTGTTAACACTGGATTTATGAAAAAAATGCCCGAACACATTCGTGAAGGAGTATTGAAATATGGAATTCGTAACTCCCACTTGTTAACTGTTGCTCCAACAGGTTCAACTGGAACGATGGCCGGTGTCTCTACTGGTCTAGAACCATACTTCAGCTTTTCTTACTTCCGAAGTGGACGTCTTGGTAAATTTATTGAAGTAAAAGCAGAAATCGTTCAGGAAGTTGCCGAGCGTAATCCAAAAATGGATCTCGACAACCTACCTGACTACTTCATTACAGCTAAGAGCTTATCTCCTGAAGAGCACGTAGATGTCCAAACGACGATTCAACGTTGGATTGACAGTTCCATCTCCAAAACGGTAAATGCTCCAAAAGGCTATACCGTAGACCAAGTACAAGCGATTTATGAGCGTCTCTATGACGGCGGAGCTAAAGGCGGAACCGTTTATGTAGATGGCAGTCGTGATTCCCAAGTTCTTACTTTGAAAGCAGAAGAGAACGTGATGGATGAAGGCGAGCAAGAAGAAGAAAAAGTAAAAGTTAATAAAGATAAAACATTCCTTATTGACTCTATCATTGATTTAGAATCTACAAATGTAACGATCGGAAATGAAATTGGGAATACTTGTCCAATTTGTCGTATGGGTACAGTTGAAGATTTAGGTGGATGTAATACTTGTTCGAACTGTGGCGCACAACTAAAATGTGGCCTCTAATAAAAAATCGGAAAAAGGACCAAACAACAAATTGTTGTTTGGTCCTTTTTTTGTTTAGAATAGCTGGACACTCTCGAAATAATTCATATCTTATACTTTTTCTTTTTCTGAATCTTTTTTTCTTCTATTTTTTATTAGATAAAGTAACCCTTGGAGTAAAGAAGTAGCTCCAAAAATAAAACAAAAATTAGCAATGAATCTTAAAGTTTCAGGGAAAATAATACCCATGAATCCTATGAGAAAAAGAACTGTCCCATACAGCAAAGTAATTTGATAGTGTTGTTTTTCAGTAACTTTCACTTCATTTCCTCCTTTTTTCTATTATTATATTAACACATTTTAATTTCTTTGGGGACTTTCGTAGCATGGTTCCCTTTTTCAATATGAATATTTCACTTCATTTTATTATAAAAAGACCCCCATAAGTTAGAATAAAATCTAAACTTCTGGGGATCAGTACCACAATAATTAGTCACCTAGTCTTTTTTTTAAGATAAAATTCCATCTATAGTTTGAAGAGGCCATATAGTGATTGTATTATTTCTAGTGCCTATTTGTTTTATTTGAAATCCTTTTTCCGATTCCTCTGCTACATATCTCATAGAAAAAACTTTTTCTCCTTCATTCACAAAGAACTCTAAACTTGAATGTTCCATAAATATTTGTAGGTGATGCATCGGTTGGTCTAACTGGGCTATTCTTTTTTCAATCATCTGCGTTTTCCAATTAGTCCGAGTGATTGTAATTTCTTGTTTGACCGCATCGTAACTGAGTTCTACTTCTTTCCGGATATGTATCTGAACGTTTTCGATTTTTTTCCAATGACATTCTATTTCATTTTGCAACGTTGGAAGTTGTAAATCAATTTCTTGCCGATTTTCATATATTAATGATTCTTCCGTTCGTAATTTTTTTAGTTCTGGAAGTGGTTTTTGTATTAATTTCCCTCTAACAACTTCTAACAAACGTGGAATGGTTAGTGCATGAATATATCCATCTTTTACAGACGGGAATGTTTTCTCGACTTCTGGATCCATCAAGCCTAACCAACCATATAAAATAGTTCGATTTGTTGAATCTTGATAGGTTTGTGGTGCATAAAATTCAAAACCATAATCTACTTTTTGGAATTTTGAGCTTTGTTGTTTACATGTATCATCTTCCAATACATTTCTGATTATATATCCTGATTGATATAAATTTTCATTTGGTTGACGATCTATTTCGGATCCTTGTGGACAGTATAAGAATACTTGATCGTCTTCAAGCGTAATGAAATCCGGACATTCCCACATATATCCCATTGAAGGTAGGGTTTCACCGATATCTTTCACTAGGTTCCAATCTATTAAATTGTTTGATTGATATAATAATGCAGTACCCTTTTCTTTTAGGGTTTGTGCACCTAATACCATGTTCCATAATCCAGTTTCATCTTGCCATACTTTTGGATCACGAACATGAGCTGTGTACCCTTTTGGTTGTTCCAGAATAGGACCTTGTTTAATAAAATGGATACCATCTTCAGACGTTGCGAGACACTGATAGCTTTCTCTTTCACCTCGTTCATTTCGAACGTTTCCTGTATAAAATAGATACATCTTTTCTTGATCAATTACTGCACTTCCTGAATAACAGCCATCTTTATCAAACCAATCACCTGGCTCTAAAGCAGGTGGATGAGTTTCCCATTTGATAAAGTCTTCACTACTCACATGTCCCCAACTTTTATTTTGATGAGTCGTCCCATTTTGATTCCACTGGTAGAATACATGATGTTTTCCATTAAAATAAGATAATCCATTCGGATCATTTAATAGTCCATGTGGGGGAACAATATGAAACTGTAATCTATTTTCTTTTTTGTTTATCATTGTTTCTCCTTTATTAGCCTCTTATTTATTTCCCTTCAATTTCTTCACGAGCTTTGTCAGTAAAACCAAAGAGATAGGTTAACGTAAACGCTACTGCCATAGCAACGATATTTACTAACAAATAGATCCAAATCTGACTATTCAAGTATAATAACGCTCCAGGAATTACCGTTAATGACATTCCCGTTGCTTCTAAACCAAGAATGGAACTCAAAAATCCACCAACTGCACCACCGACTAGACCAAAGATAAATGGTTTAACATAACGAAGATTTACCCCGAAAATAGCTGGTTCGGTAATACCTAATAGAGCAGAAAGTGTAGAAGGATATGCTAAAGCTTTTAATTTTTTCGATTTTGTTTTCATTGCAACTGCTAATGTAGCCCCACCTTGTGCAGCAACACTGGCTGTAATAATGGCATTATAAGGATTTACACCGTTATTGGCTAGTAATTGAATTTCTAAGAAATTGAAAATATGATGAATTCCGGTAATGACAATTAATTGATTTAAGCCACCTATAACAATTCCAGCCAAACCAAATGGTAATTGCAATACCCACACTGTTGCATCTAATAAAACTAGTTCTAATGAGTGAAAAATTGGTCCGATGAAGAATAGAGAAATAACGCTCATTAGTAATAAAGTGGCAAAGGGTGTAACTAATAAATCAAGATACTCTGGAACTTTTTTGCGAATTAATTTCTCTAATTTAGCTCCTAAAAATCCTGCGATAAAGGCTGGTAAAACCGTTCCTTGGTATCCAACTACTGGAATAAACCCAAACATCATGATCGCACTTGCATCCCCTGCAGCAACTTCATAAGCATTTGGCAAGGCTGGATTCACTAACATCAAACCTAATACAATTCCGATGACGGGAGAGCCACCAAAAACACGGAAACTAGACCATGCTACTAACGCAGGAAGGAATGCAAAAGCTGTGTCAGTTAATACTTGTGTATACAATATAAAGTTTTCACTGATACTAGCAGAACTAAGTCCGACTAATGCTAGAATATCATCTTGTGTAAGAAGTCCACGTAATCCCATAAATAATCCAGTTGCAACGAGAACAGGAATAATGGGAACAAATACATCACCAAAAGTACGAATGGCACGTTGGAATGGATTTCCCTTTTTTCCAGCTTCTTGTTTTTGATTAGAAGTTGACGTTTCAGGCATTCCTAGATTAATTGCTTCTGCATATATCTTATTAACGGTACCGGTACCTAAAATAATTTGATATTGCCCTGCATTGAAGAAAGCACCTTTTACTTTGTCAATTCCTTCCATTTTCTCTTCATCAATTTTTTCTTTGTCTTTCACCATGATTCTAAGGCGAGTAGCACAGTGGGCGATGGATTCAATATTGTCTTGGCTTCCTACTGCTTCAATAATCTCACGAGCAATTCTTTTATTTTCTGACATATTTCTCTCTCCTTTTGATTCGTTGTAAACGATTTCTAAACCCATTATATTGGAACCGGTTCTATTTGTCTAGAGTGAATTATAAAACTCTTGTTTTTTTAAATAAAAATAAATCTGCTCCTTAATAAATAAAAGGAGCAGATTTATTTTCTTAAGCATCTAATTGTTGATGATACCCTGAGGTTGACTCTTGAATATGTAATGAGTTAGAGAGGACTTGAAGCTCAGGAACTTCTCCTCCATCCATAGACTGTAATAAAGTTTGAACTGCTAGTTTCCCTAATTTTTTATATGGATAGTGAACGGTGGTAATCGGTGGAGTCACAATTTGTCCTGCGGCGTATCCTCCAAAACCACTTAAAGAAAAATCATTTGGAATTTTTAGACCTAATTCATGGATGGCTTTCATAGCAGCTAAAGCGATTGTGTCTGTCAAACAGATAATTGCCGTCGCATCCGTTTTCTGAATAATTTTTTTACAATCCTCGTACGCTTCATCAAAAACAAAGGAAGTCTCATGGCTTGTCCAAGTGCAATTTGAATTTTCTTGTAAAGCACGGATAATCCCCTTTTTTCTTCTTTGACCGATAGCAATATCCGCTTCTGTAACCGTTAGAAGTAAGATTCGTTCATGTCCTAACTCTCTTATATAGCTACCCATTTCATAGCCTGCTTGTTCATCATTATGAATAATACAGGCTCGTCCATCCACGGATTGTCCCAAGACTACTATAGGAATATCTATTTTTTGAAAAGCAACACGATGAGCATCGGTAATTGCCCCAGCGAATAATAATATTCCATCTACTTTTTGTTTTGCAAGTGTATAGATATTCTCTACTTCAATGAGTGGATCTTGGTTACTATTCGTAATCATATGTTGTCGGTTCTTTTTTCTTAATTCCTCATCTATAGCTGTAAGAGCTTCATTTGTTGAATAAGAATCTAACCGTGGGATAATCGTACCAATTAAATTAGTACGACGTGCCTTTAAGCTTTGAGCGAAAGGATTTGGTTTATACCCTGTTTCTTTGATAATTTTCTCAATTTTCATTTTAGTTTTTGGACTAACAGACCCACCATTTAAATAGCGAGATACTGTACTTTTTGCTACCCCAGCTTTATTCGCTATATCAGTAATAGTAATCATAGGTTCTCCTCTCTTTTTACGATTTCTTTCTTCAAAGCATAGCATATCCTTTCACTGATTACTCTGTTTTTCAGAAAAAGAAAACCTATTTTAGTAGCTAAAACTGGTTTGTGATCCTTAATCCTTCTACTGAACGAATGTTTGGTTCTGTGATATAATAATTGATACCAGTGATATAAAGGATGAACAAAATGAGCAGAGAACAAATTGAAAACAAATTAGCGCTGCTGCCAGACTTACCTGGCTGTTATATTATGAAGAATAAAGAAAATGAAATCATTTATATCGGGAAAGCAAAGAATTTACGAAATCGCGTAAAGTCTTATTTTCATGGAAAGCATGAAGGAAAAACTGCCCTACTAGTTGCCGATATCGATCATTTTGAGTTTATCGTTACGTCTACCGACAAAGAATCTTTGCTACTTGAAATCAGCTTAATTAGACAATATCAACCGCACTATAACATCAAATTAAAGCAAGGAACGATGTATCCTTATTTAAAAATTACGAATGAGAAAGACCCGCAACTAATCATCTCTTCTTATGTAGAAGAAGATGGTGGTATTTATTTTGGACCGTATCCTCACGTTTATGCCGCTACGGAGACTCAACAATTTATTCAAAAGGTGTATCCATTACGAAAATGTGCTAAAAATCAAAAAAGAGCTTGTCTTTACTATTCCATGGGACAATGCATTGGTTGTTGCGATCATGAAGTAACTTCTGAAGAATATCAAGAGCAAATCAAAAAAATCTCTCGCTTCTTAAATGGTGAAGTAAAAGATATTAAAAATGACCTCGTCCATAAAATGAAACATGCTGCGGATGAGTTAGATTTTGAATTGGCGGCCGACTATCGGGATCAAATTCATTACATTGAAACGACTGTCGAAAAACAAAATATTATGTCACGGGACTACACAAACCGAGATGTATTTGCATTTCATATGGATAAGAGTTGGATGAGTATCCAAGTCTTTCTTTTACGACAATCTACAATTATTAAACGGGAAGCTGCCCTTTTTCCTTGTTATGGTATTCCGGAAGAAGAGTTAGTATCTTTTATCGTTCAATTTTATCAAGAACAAAACCATATTCTACCGAAAGAAATTTTGGTTTCTGAAGGTGTAGACACAGATTTACTTACTGAAACTTTGAATACAAAAGTACACGTTCCTAAAAGAGGAAGCAAGAAGAGTATCTTAGAATTAGCGATTACAAACAGTGAATTAGCTTTAAACGAAAAATTTATGATGATTGAACGAGATAAGAAAAAAACGATTGGAGCTATTCAAGAACTTTCTGAAGCTTTGGGAAGTGAATATATTGAAACGATCGAAGCCTTTGACCACTCGAACATAATGGGAACGAACCCCGTTTCTGCTATGGTAGTCTATCGAGATGGAAAACAAGACCCCAGTTCTTATCGTAAATTTAAAATTAAAACGGTTGAAGGAAGTAATGAATTTGCGACAACTCAAGAAGTCATTCGCAGAAGATATACCCGTTTATTGCGAGAAAGTCGCCCTCTTCCTGATTTAATTTTAATGGATGGTGGAAAAATTCAAATTCGTGCGGCTAAAGAAGTGCTTGAAGACGAATTAGGACTAGATATTCCTGTAGTGGGAATGGTTAAAGATAGTAAACACAAAACAGCTTCTCTTTTATTTGGTGATGAATACGAAATCATCAAATTAAGTCCAAATAGCCAAGCTTTTCATTTGGTACAACGAATCCAGGAAGAAGTTCACCGCTTTGCCATTACTTTCCATCGACAAATACGAGGGAAAAACAGCTTTTCTTCTCAACTGGATCAAATTAATGGAGTGGGACCAAAAACACGTACAAAAGTGTTGAAAGAATTTAGAACATTAAAAAATATACGTGAAGCTTCCATAGATGATTTCAAAAAACTAGGTATACCTGAAAAAGTAGCACATAGTATCTTAGCCACCTTTGCAGAAGTAAAAAAAGGATAATCATCTTCTGGTCCTCCAAAACATTTTTTTGTTTGTTTAAAAATGATATACTGAAATAAGATATTCATTCCAAATATTTTGGAGGAGGAAAATGAATGAAGATTATTGTCGATAGTGCTTGTGATTTACCTTTATCCTATCTTGAAGAAAATCAAGTTGAAGTTTTACCTTTATTTGTTATTATGGGCGATCAGGAATATACAGATATGTATGAAATTACGAATGAAAAAATCTATGATTTCATTAAAGAAGGAAAGCACCCTCGTACCAGTCAAGTATCTTTAGAAAAATTTTATACATGTTTTCATAAATTAGCTATGAAAAGTGAGAACAGCATTTATATTACTCTTTCTTCTGAATTATCTGGGACGTATCAAACAGCAATGATTGCTTATAATCAAGTTAAAGAGGAATTCCCGAAATGGGATTTACGGATTATCGATTCACAGAATGCTTCTTTAGGGATTGCTCTGATGGCACGAGAAGCCATTGAAATGCTAGAAAATGGCTTTTCTATAGATGAAATTGAAGAACGAGTACGGTTCATGATTGATCATACGGTTTCACTTTTTACGGTCCAAGATTTAAATTATTTAGCAGAAGGTGGGCGTCTTTCGAAATCTGGTGCCTTCTTAGGTTCTTTACTCAATATTCACCCTCTTTTGCAAGTAGTAGATGGAAAATTGGTTCCACAAGAGAAATTCCGGGGTCGTAAAAGGGTATTGAATCGAATGTATGAACGTCTTGAAAAAGAAGCCGATCAAATAAAAGAACAAACCATTTTGATTGTTCATACAAATGATCATGAAATCGTCCAAGAAATGAAAGAATATATTACTCAAAATATGAAACCAGCAGAAATTATTGATTATCCTATCGGAGCAGTCATTTCTGCTCACACTGGAATGGGAACAATCGGAATCTTCTACTTAAATCAATTTGAATAATAAAAAAGAAATGATCCCTTTGAGCCGACCCCCGAAAGTTAGACCTTAAAAATCTATCTTTTGGGGGTATTTTTATGGCTAAATATAGTTACGAGTTGAAATTAAAAATCGTTGAAGATTATATGAATGGCAAAGGGGGATATTATTACCTCGCCAATAAATATGGTGTTACGT
The Jeotgalibaca sp. MA1X17-3 genome window above contains:
- a CDS encoding LacI family DNA-binding transcriptional regulator — translated: MLCFEERNRKKRGEPMITITDIANKAGVAKSTVSRYLNGGSVSPKTKMKIEKIIKETGYKPNPFAQSLKARRTNLIGTIIPRLDSYSTNEALTAIDEELRKKNRQHMITNSNQDPLIEVENIYTLAKQKVDGILLFAGAITDAHRVAFQKIDIPIVVLGQSVDGRACIIHNDEQAGYEMGSYIRELGHERILLLTVTEADIAIGQRRKKGIIRALQENSNCTWTSHETSFVFDEAYEDCKKIIQKTDATAIICLTDTIALAAMKAIHELGLKIPNDFSLSGFGGYAAGQIVTPPITTVHYPYKKLGKLAVQTLLQSMDGGEVPELQVLSNSLHIQESTSGYHQQLDA
- the uvrC gene encoding excinuclease ABC subunit UvrC, which gives rise to MSREQIENKLALLPDLPGCYIMKNKENEIIYIGKAKNLRNRVKSYFHGKHEGKTALLVADIDHFEFIVTSTDKESLLLEISLIRQYQPHYNIKLKQGTMYPYLKITNEKDPQLIISSYVEEDGGIYFGPYPHVYAATETQQFIQKVYPLRKCAKNQKRACLYYSMGQCIGCCDHEVTSEEYQEQIKKISRFLNGEVKDIKNDLVHKMKHAADELDFELAADYRDQIHYIETTVEKQNIMSRDYTNRDVFAFHMDKSWMSIQVFLLRQSTIIKREAALFPCYGIPEEELVSFIVQFYQEQNHILPKEILVSEGVDTDLLTETLNTKVHVPKRGSKKSILELAITNSELALNEKFMMIERDKKKTIGAIQELSEALGSEYIETIEAFDHSNIMGTNPVSAMVVYRDGKQDPSSYRKFKIKTVEGSNEFATTQEVIRRRYTRLLRESRPLPDLILMDGGKIQIRAAKEVLEDELGLDIPVVGMVKDSKHKTASLLFGDEYEIIKLSPNSQAFHLVQRIQEEVHRFAITFHRQIRGKNSFSSQLDQINGVGPKTRTKVLKEFRTLKNIREASIDDFKKLGIPEKVAHSILATFAEVKKG
- a CDS encoding DegV family protein, yielding MKIIVDSACDLPLSYLEENQVEVLPLFVIMGDQEYTDMYEITNEKIYDFIKEGKHPRTSQVSLEKFYTCFHKLAMKSENSIYITLSSELSGTYQTAMIAYNQVKEEFPKWDLRIIDSQNASLGIALMAREAIEMLENGFSIDEIEERVRFMIDHTVSLFTVQDLNYLAEGGRLSKSGAFLGSLLNIHPLLQVVDGKLVPQEKFRGRKRVLNRMYERLEKEADQIKEQTILIVHTNDHEIVQEMKEYITQNMKPAEIIDYPIGAVISAHTGMGTIGIFYLNQFE